In Acidimicrobiales bacterium, the following proteins share a genomic window:
- a CDS encoding HAD-IB family hydrolase, producing MAALAALERTRPGLTTAPSSTLAIFDLDRTLIPGSSLVHLGRALARRGLLSPWTLPQHVARNLVFQRCGASESKVERLRDSMLGAFSGTPQAPLLPAVMEVATDVAANVYSGARWLLEQHLERGDFCVVLSASPHELVTAVSSLLGAHRGVGTVAEVVDGCYTGRLAGPFCQGRGKLDRLAQEVGPVQLTEAAAYSDSASDLVLLRSCRRPVAVNPDRALRAAARASGWPILRFN from the coding sequence ATGGCGGCACTGGCGGCGCTCGAGCGAACCCGGCCAGGTCTCACCACAGCCCCCTCCAGCACCCTCGCCATCTTCGACCTGGACCGGACGCTGATCCCCGGTTCCAGCCTCGTCCACCTCGGCCGGGCCCTGGCCCGACGAGGCCTCCTGAGTCCCTGGACCCTGCCGCAGCACGTGGCCCGCAACCTCGTGTTCCAGCGCTGCGGGGCCAGCGAGTCCAAGGTGGAGCGCCTGCGGGACAGCATGCTGGGGGCTTTCTCGGGCACTCCGCAGGCCCCGCTGCTTCCAGCCGTCATGGAGGTCGCGACCGACGTCGCCGCCAACGTCTATTCCGGTGCCCGCTGGCTGCTCGAGCAGCACCTCGAGCGCGGCGACTTCTGCGTGGTCCTGTCCGCAAGTCCGCACGAGCTGGTGACGGCTGTGAGCTCCCTGCTCGGTGCGCACCGGGGAGTCGGCACCGTGGCCGAGGTGGTCGACGGTTGCTACACGGGTCGACTGGCCGGACCGTTCTGCCAGGGTCGAGGCAAGCTCGATCGTCTCGCCCAGGAGGTCGGACCCGTGCAGCTCACCGAGGCCGCGGCCTACTCGGACTCCGCCTCCGATCTCGTGCTGCTCCGCTCCTGCCGTCGCCCCGTCGCCGTCAACCCGGACCGGGCGCTGCGAGCCGCGGCCCGAGCGTCGGGTTGGCCGATCCTGCGCTTCAACTGA
- a CDS encoding alkaline phosphatase family protein, whose protein sequence is MRRLTHVGNLKIAAVTVAATALVATLGSAAQGSAAPGDSSPDEAATTTPIKHLVVIFQENVSFDHYFGTYPNATNPPGEPSFRAGAGTPAVNGFTPALLTANPNGANPSRLDRSVPLTCDQDHDYTPEQNAFDHGLMDKFIQNTQVESCSPPDQAPANLVMDYYDGNTVTALWNYAQHFAMSDNSFGSTFGPSTPGALNLVSGQTHGATPATLPDVVNNGTVIGDADPAHDDCSAGTTIGTSGTNIGDLLNAHRLTWGWFEGGFRPSGQSNGKAVCGTAHTNVGGASVSDYSAHHEPFQYYASTANPHHLPPTSVAAIGSTDQANHQYDTSDFWAAANGGHLPAVSFLKAPRYQDGHAGYSDPLDEQHFVVNTINSLQKLDSWKSTAVVLAYDDSDGWYDHVMGPIVSQSNDPSADALTGPGMCGTAPTGAFQDRCGYGPRLPLLAVSPWAKTNFVDSSVTDQSSILKFAEDNWGLGQIGNQSFDAKAGSLANLFDFTGHANGRRLMLDPTTGQPGSGQTQ, encoded by the coding sequence ATGCGAAGATTGACGCACGTTGGGAACCTCAAGATCGCGGCCGTCACCGTCGCCGCGACCGCTCTCGTCGCTACCCTCGGCTCGGCCGCCCAAGGGTCGGCAGCGCCGGGGGACTCCTCACCGGACGAGGCGGCGACGACCACGCCGATCAAGCACCTGGTCGTGATCTTCCAGGAGAACGTGTCCTTCGATCACTACTTCGGCACCTATCCCAACGCCACCAACCCTCCTGGCGAGCCGTCCTTCAGGGCCGGCGCCGGGACACCGGCCGTCAACGGGTTCACCCCGGCCCTGCTGACAGCCAACCCCAACGGCGCAAATCCGTCGCGACTCGACCGGTCGGTCCCGCTGACGTGCGATCAGGACCACGACTACACGCCCGAGCAGAACGCTTTTGATCACGGCCTCATGGACAAATTCATCCAGAACACCCAGGTCGAGTCGTGCTCACCGCCCGATCAGGCGCCGGCCAATCTGGTCATGGACTACTACGACGGCAACACCGTCACCGCGCTGTGGAACTATGCCCAGCACTTCGCCATGAGCGACAACTCGTTCGGCTCCACCTTCGGGCCATCCACGCCCGGTGCCCTCAACCTCGTGTCGGGTCAGACCCACGGAGCGACGCCCGCCACGCTTCCCGACGTCGTGAACAACGGCACCGTCATCGGCGACGCCGATCCCGCCCACGACGACTGCTCCGCCGGGACGACGATCGGCACGAGTGGCACGAACATCGGTGATCTCCTCAACGCCCACAGGCTGACGTGGGGTTGGTTCGAAGGCGGCTTCCGGCCGTCGGGCCAGAGCAACGGGAAGGCCGTCTGTGGCACCGCCCACACGAACGTCGGTGGCGCCAGCGTGTCCGACTACAGCGCCCACCACGAGCCCTTCCAGTACTACGCCAGCACGGCCAACCCGCATCACCTGCCACCGACCTCGGTCGCGGCCATCGGCTCGACCGACCAGGCCAACCACCAGTACGACACCTCGGACTTCTGGGCCGCAGCCAACGGCGGCCACCTGCCGGCGGTCAGCTTCCTCAAGGCCCCTAGGTACCAGGACGGCCACGCCGGCTACTCGGACCCGCTCGACGAGCAGCACTTCGTGGTCAACACCATCAACAGCCTCCAGAAGCTCGACAGCTGGAAGTCGACCGCCGTGGTGCTCGCCTACGACGACTCCGACGGGTGGTACGACCACGTCATGGGTCCGATCGTCAGCCAGTCCAACGATCCCTCGGCCGACGCCCTCACCGGCCCGGGCATGTGCGGAACGGCCCCGACAGGCGCCTTCCAGGATCGGTGCGGCTACGGCCCGCGACTGCCCCTCCTGGCCGTCTCGCCCTGGGCCAAGACGAACTTCGTGGACAGCTCGGTGACCGACCAGTCGTCGATCCTGAAGTTCGCCGAGGACAACTGGGGCCTGGGTCAGATCGGCAACCAGTCGTTCGACGCCAAGGCGGGAAGCCTCGCCAACCTCTTCGACTTCACCGGGCACGCGAACGGGCGTCGGTTGATGCTCGACCCGACCACCGGACAACCAGGTTCGGGCCAGACGCAGTAG